AGATTCCATTATCTTTTCTTCAGAACCTATACGACTTTACCAACCCTAAGCCTGGCCACTCACGGTCGTTTCTGGAGCTTTCCATGAAATTCTTTCAACTTAAAATTCCTTCAGACCACTTGGATGGAATAAAACACTTCACTGACTTGTACAGAAGGTCTTGGCTCCCAAAAGAAAATTTTAAGAGTGATTATCGTACAAATTTCTACGATCTTAGATACACTGCAACAAAGCTAGACAAAGCCGGTGTTGATTTTGCTCCTCCACCACCCAAAGAAGACTCAACACCGCTAACAAGAGTTAAGGTTTCGAGGCAGGGATGGCGGTGGTGCAAATTCATACCATGTTTGAATTCCCTCAAGCTTCAACTTCCTGTTTTGAAGATACAGAATAACACAGAATGCATTTTGCTAAATGTGATGGCAATGGAACAATGTCAACCTGATCCGCAGTCCAAGACTCCCA
The Humulus lupulus chromosome 6, drHumLupu1.1, whole genome shotgun sequence DNA segment above includes these coding regions:
- the LOC133783621 gene encoding UPF0481 protein At3g47200-like, encoding MLRNVDDEKHYTPQLVSIGPFHHGQESLKEMQFHKENYYLKNFLNERSTKKKEEISQFIQEHFENMIRSKYVGPIELDDNEFKDIILTDACFIFELFSLTCEGKRPGDYIFSTPLLLYWTKKDLVMFENQIPLSFLQNLYDFTNPKPGHSRSFLELSMKFFQLKIPSDHLDGIKHFTDLYRRSWLPKENFKSDYRTNFYDLRYTATKLDKAGVDFAPPPPKEDSTPLTRVKVSRQGWRWCKFIPCLNSLKLQLPVLKIQNNTECILLNVMAMEQCQPDPQSKTPICSYILANG